GGAGATCGGCATGCCCGCCGCCTATGACTACGGCTCGCAGCGAGGCGCATGGGCCAGCCATCTGCTGACCAACTGGATGGGCGACGACGCCTGGCTCCGACGCATGGCCGTCGAGTACCGCGGTATCAACTTCCTGGGCGACACGGTCTGGCTCAAGGGCAAAGTCGTGCGCAAGTACGAGGAGGGCAACGCCCTCCTGGTGGACATTGATATCTGGGGCGAGACACAGCGGGGCCAGATTATCGTGCCCGGCAAGGCCACCATCGCCCTGCCGAGTCGCACGACCGGCCTGCCGAAGGTGGCGGAATAGGCGGCCCGGTGCGGGGCGCTCCTCCGCCTGACGGCGGCAGTCTGCGCGGTGAGCTGTCAGGCGGCGAAAAGGTCCTGTGGGAGGGAAAGCCGGTACGCTGGTTTTTCCAGTTCGTAGGCTCGCCCGCAGGGCTGTTCGTCGCCGCCTTCAGCTTGCTCTGGTTCTTTCTTGGCCTGCTGCTGTTCTACACCATCTGGATAGCGCCGCCGGAGGACGAGGCCCCGCACTTTGTCATACAGTTGCTTGCCCTTTTATTCCTCCTAGCAGCCTGCTACTTCGCGTTCGGGCGTTACCTGCTGGCCGCGGGGGAATGGCGCAACACCTCGTACCTTCTGACCGACCGACGGGTGCTGCTCTCCGCAGGCGCCATCGGCAAGGGGACGACGAGCGTGGACCTGGCGTCGCTCCGGCAGATACACGGCATGGTGCTGGCGCCGGGCCTCGGGGACATCTACCTCGGAGGCGCACCCCCCTTCAAGGGGCTGGTCGGACGGGTGCCCGGCTGGCTGCCCAGCGGCTTGCAAAGCCACATACCGACCCTGCAGTCGGTGCGCGACGTGGAGGCCGTGTACCAGGCGATTCTCGACGCCGCGCGGATGGCCCGTCCGCCGCAAGACGCCGGGGGCTAGCCCTTCCTACCGCAGGCGCATGACGGCGATGTAAATGCCGAAGCCTACTGCCGCCAGGCTCCACAGACCGCCGAAGTAGAAGCGCAGCAGAGCGCCGCTGACAGCGAAGCTCAGGAACACGCTCAGCCCGCCGATGACCGCCAGACCCGTGCTGCGCTTGCGGTTGACCGCGAGGCTCATAAGCTCGCCGGTGAGAAAGCCGATGCCCACAATGGCGGCCATTCGGAGGTACGGCAGCAGGAACGTAATGAAGAAGACGAAGGGTAGCTCCGTCTCCAGCACGTACCAGCCCACTCCCGTGCCCACGGCGAATCCAAGACCCACGACCGCCCCGATGATGTAGTGACGCGCGCTCACCTGAAAGGTGGGCAGGCGCTTGAGCTGGGCGCAGGCGCGACAGCGCGTGCCGACGGGCGTATGGACGAGGCACTTGGGACAGATGGGCGTCCCACACTTGCCGCAGCTCAGGTTTGTCTCAGTCTTGGGATGAGCGGCACATTGCATGGCGAAAGCCTTTTTCAGAACTCAGGGGTAAGCGACCAGACGGCTGAACGCCAGTTGGGCTGACGCCCGCTCGTTACCGCTTGGTCACGTCGTCCGGGCTGACGAGAGCGAAGATCAACTCGCCCTCCGCGACGACCTGGCCGTTCACTTCGGCCCTGGCGGCGCCCTTGCCAATAGGCCCACGCATCTTCGTCAGCGTGACCTCCAGACGGAGGGTATCGCCGGGTATGACGGGCCTGCGGAAGCGAAATGCGTCAATCCCCGCAAAGAGGCCAAGTTTACCCTTGTTCTCTGGCATGCTGAGAATCGCTACCGCGCCCACCTGCGCCAGCGCCTCCACGATCATCACACCGGGCATCACGGGGTTGCCCGGGAAGTGGCCCTGGAAGAAAGGCTCGTTCACCGTCACGTTTTTGATGCCGACGGCCTTCTCTCCCTGCCGGACCTCGACAATGCGGTCCACCAGCAAGAAGGGGTACCGGTGGGGAATGATGCCCATGATGTCCTTCGCTTCAAGCGTCATCTGCGCGCCCTCCCTTCCACGGAAGGGCGGGCCATCTCCATGAGGCGCTCCGCGACCTCCATAGGCGGCCCCGCGTTTCCCGGCTCCGTTTCTCCCTCCTGGCCCAGGGCATGGTAGTCAGTGCCGCCGCAGGGCAGCAGGCCGTGCGCCGCCGCCATCCGCGCCAGCCTCTCCATCTTTTCGGGAGGGTAGTTATTGTAGTGGACTTCCATGCCCACCATGCCTGCCTGCTTCAGCTCCGGCAGGACCGCATCCAGGTTGTCCACCTCACCTGGATGAGCGATAACAGGCAGCGCGCCCGTGCGACGGAGGAACCGGACCGCTTCGACCGGCGTCAGCTTCTCACGCTCGGCATAGGCGGGGCCGTTCCGGCCAATGTACTTATCGAAGGCCTCCTTGATGCTGATTACATGCCCCTGCTCCACCATCGCCTGGGCCACGTGCGGACGGCCCACGGACCCCCCTTTCGCCAGCTCCAGCACCCGCTCCCACGGTACGGGCATTCCAAGCGCAGCCAGCTTTTCCACCATACGCCGCCCTCGACCGACGCGAGAGTCCCGCATCTGGGCAAGGAAGGACTCAAACTCCGCGTTGCCTCTGTCCACAAAGTACCCCAGCACGTGGATTTCGCCGCCGGGCACATCCGTGCTCAGCTCCACCCCGGAGATAAGCTTCAGATGCGGATGGGCGCGGGCGGCCTCCAGGGCGACGGGCAACCCGTCCGTCGTATCGTGGTCCGTGACGGCGATGATCCTGAGTCCTCGTGACACTACCAGGGCCACAAGCTGCTCCGGGCTTAAGCGCCCATCGGATGCGGTGGTATGGAGGTGCAAGTCAACAAGATGGTTCATTCCACGCCTCTGTCCAGACGCTGGATGCTACGGGCGCGCCCCGTCCCGTCGTCCGTCTCTATCAGGACCGAGTTAAACGTGACCGGCCCCTTGGCTACCTCAAAGCGCGCAGGCATCTGCGTAAGGAACCGGTGCAGCACACCCTGCACATCCACTCCGATGACGGAGTCACGCGGGCCTACCATGCCAATGTCGGTGACGAAGGCGGTGCCGCCGGGCAGAACGCGAGCGTCCACTGTGCCCACGTGGGTGTGCGTGCCGACGACGGCGCCCACCCGTCCGTCCAGATACC
This region of Dehalococcoidia bacterium genomic DNA includes:
- a CDS encoding PH domain-containing protein; the protein is MRGAPPPDGGSLRGELSGGEKVLWEGKPVRWFFQFVGSPAGLFVAAFSLLWFFLGLLLFYTIWIAPPEDEAPHFVIQLLALLFLLAACYFAFGRYLLAAGEWRNTSYLLTDRRVLLSAGAIGKGTTSVDLASLRQIHGMVLAPGLGDIYLGGAPPFKGLVGRVPGWLPSGLQSHIPTLQSVRDVEAVYQAILDAARMARPPQDAGG
- a CDS encoding B-box zinc finger protein, with the translated sequence MQCAAHPKTETNLSCGKCGTPICPKCLVHTPVGTRCRACAQLKRLPTFQVSARHYIIGAVVGLGFAVGTGVGWYVLETELPFVFFITFLLPYLRMAAIVGIGFLTGELMSLAVNRKRSTGLAVIGGLSVFLSFAVSGALLRFYFGGLWSLAAVGFGIYIAVMRLR
- the fabZ gene encoding 3-hydroxyacyl-ACP dehydratase FabZ, producing the protein MTLEAKDIMGIIPHRYPFLLVDRIVEVRQGEKAVGIKNVTVNEPFFQGHFPGNPVMPGVMIVEALAQVGAVAILSMPENKGKLGLFAGIDAFRFRRPVIPGDTLRLEVTLTKMRGPIGKGAARAEVNGQVVAEGELIFALVSPDDVTKR
- a CDS encoding PHP domain-containing protein, which codes for MNHLVDLHLHTTASDGRLSPEQLVALVVSRGLRIIAVTDHDTTDGLPVALEAARAHPHLKLISGVELSTDVPGGEIHVLGYFVDRGNAEFESFLAQMRDSRVGRGRRMVEKLAALGMPVPWERVLELAKGGSVGRPHVAQAMVEQGHVISIKEAFDKYIGRNGPAYAEREKLTPVEAVRFLRRTGALPVIAHPGEVDNLDAVLPELKQAGMVGMEVHYNNYPPEKMERLARMAAAHGLLPCGGTDYHALGQEGETEPGNAGPPMEVAERLMEMARPSVEGRARR